The region GAGGTAAATTCTAGATTTTTGAAGATATTTTCTGCAGTAGGGGATTCTTTTGGCTTATTTAACGCATTCCCCCCTATAGCAACTATAGCAAGTTTTTCTTTCAAGCTTATCATCCCACCAAAGTTGCAACCATAACTGCTTTTATGGTATGCATTCTATTTTCTGCTTCGTCAAAGACCTTAGAATATTTACTCTCAAAAACTTCGTCTGTAACCTCCATTTCAGGGAGCCCATACTTTTTATACACATCATAACCCATATCAGTCTTTGTATCGTGAAAAGAAGGGAGACAGTGTAAAAATATTACGTCAGGATTGTTCGTCTTTTTAATTAAATCCATGTTGACTTGATATGGTTTAAGGAGTTTAATCCTTTCTTCAATCTTATCTTCTTCTCCCATAGAGATCCATACGTCTGTGTATATAACATCTGCACCTTCTACAGCATTAAGATCATCTGAAATAGAGATTTTTGCGTTGTTCTTCTGTGCCTCATCTCTCATCTCTTTCAATAGTTTTTCTGAAGGAAATAATTCTTTAGGAGACACAATAACAAAGTCCATGCCCATTTTTGCAGCGCCTATCATAAGTGCGTTTGCTACATTATTTCTACCGTCTCCTACATAAACGAACTTTATCTTGCTCAATGGTTTATCAAAATTTTCTTCTACAGTCATAAAATCTGCTAAAACTTGAGTAGGATGATCCTCATCAGTTAAACCGTTCCATACTGGAACCCCAGAGTATTTTGCCAAAGTTTCTACGGTTTCTTGCTTAAAACCCCTAAATTCAATTCCATCATAAAATCTCCCCAAGACTCTTGCCGTATCCTCTATAGACTCTTTCTTACCCATCTGACTTTGCGTTAAGAAAGTTACATGAGCGCCTTCGTCATAAGCAGCAACTTCAAAGGCACATCTCGTTCTAGTTGAAGTTTTTTCAAAGATTAGTACGATGTTTTTTCCTTTTAATAATTCGCCAGATAGCCCCATCCTTTTTTTAGCCTTTAGATCTTTAGAAAGATCTAACAAATACTTAATCTCATCAGGCGTAAAATCTTTTAGCGTAAGTAAACTTCTTCCTCTTAAATTGATAGGCATACCCTGCACTCTCCTTTTTATAACATATTTTTCTTACAAACCCCATCAACAATCTTGGAGTTATACCCCGGATTTTCAACTCAAAAAATAACGTTATTATCTATTTATTTTACCATATAACCGTGTGTAATAACAATCAAAGCTAACAAAAAAACGCCCAACTTAGGGCGTTTTTTAATATGCAATATCCCCCGCAGCTTTTATTCTTATTCTTGTTGCGTTTCCAGGTAAATATGCTAACGGAATATCCTCTTTTTCAACAATCTCTATTGTTTCTCTTTTTGCACCAGCTTTTATGCATTCTTGTATAGCTAATTCTTCTGCTTGACGAATTGCCTCTTCTCTTGAAATGTTATCAAGAGAGAATATTCTATCGATCTGGGCACCAACTTGCGCTATTGCAACGCCTATAGCGTTAGCTACCTCACAATGTTCAGGCCTTATTATCTCGCTACAACCTTTTAATGAATTGGGAATGATTATACTTCCTCCACCAACTAAGATTAAAGGAGCATCTCCTGCTTCTGTTTTAATCTTGTCTATGTTAACTTCGACTAATTCTTTAATTTTAAGTAAGGCACTTTCTATTAGACTACTATTAAGATTTTCGATTCTTTCTAGGTTTCCTAACTTTGTTAAATTGCATGCAACAGCAACGTCTGTAGTTGTTAAGACATTACCTCCAAAGACAAGAGCTTCTTTAGCAACTCTGTAGCCTACACTGTCAGGCCCTAAAACAACAGTTTTATCATTTTCTCTTACAACTGTTCCTCCACCAAGACCTATTGAAATAAGGTCAGGCATCCTAAAGTTTGTCCTTACGCCACCAATTTCTACACCCATAGCAGAAAGCCTAGGAAATCCATTAACCAAAATGCCTATATCTGACGTCGTACCGCCAACATCAAGTACAATTGCATTTTTAATCTTAGATAAATAAGCAGCTCCTCTTAAACTATTTGTTGGACCGCTAGCAATAGTCATAATAGGATAACGCATTGCATAATCTACCGACATTAACGTTCCGTCATTTTGAGCTAGGTATAACGTAGCTTGAATACCCCTTCTTTTTAAAGCTTCTTGAAAACCTGTAGCTAGTTTTCTAATTACTCCACCTAAGGCTGCATTTAAAATAGTTGCATTCTCTCTTTCAATTAAACCAATACTACCAATTTCATGAGACACACAAACGTCAATACTATCACCCAATTTATCTATTAAAATCTTTTCTAATGTATCTTCATGGCTTGTATTAACTGGAGAAAATACAGAAGATATAGCAACAGCTTCAAATTTACCTCTAATTTCATTAATAACTTGATCTATCTCATCATAGTCTAGTTCATTAATCTCTTGTCCGTCAAATTCATGACCGCCTTTAATGATAAAATACTTCTTACCAATAGCATCAATCAAGTCTTGAGGCCAGCCAACCATAGGTTTAATAGCCATTGTAGCAGGTTTTCCTATTCTAATTACTGCAACTTTTCTTAATCCTTTACGCTCAACTATAGCATTGGTACAATGAGTTGTACCTAACATAACATATCCTATATCTTTCACATCAATATTAGATTGAAAAAGCACCTGGTCTAAAGATTCATATATACCCGATATTATGTCTTCACTTGTGGGGGTCTTAGTCTTTGCTATTATTTTATTATTCTGATCTAGAATCACGGCATCAGTATTTGTACCTCCAACATCAATTCCGATTCGATAAATCATCTTACCCTAACCCCCTTTACACGTTCTTCTATGGGAATATAGTCAATATCATATCCAAAATACCTAGGACCTACTAATTTCAAACCTTCGTCTGTACGCCACTTTTCGTTACAAGGTATACCTATTACCACGCCACGATATCCATATCTCAACATTTCAGTTGTAATAGGTTTACCTGTATCAGGATCTATAACCGAGATTAAATCAGGAACACTAGCCAAAATTTGATCATCAACACGAGCCACAAGATTTTCATTTTGGAACTCTAATTCCATAGTCTTATCTTTGTATTCCTCAATACCTTCGAAAATGGCCTTACCTCGTGCAAATCCGCCGGTTGTCTTTCTTAAAACATCAGTAATTTTTCCCTTAAACAAAAGATGACCATGTGTTATCTCTAATATCTTGTCCAAAGGATTTACATGATTAAGTTTAGATTCTCTAATAGCCCTTCCTAAGGATTCAGCAAGAGACATAGTTCCTCTAACAGCACCAGCCTTTAATTGCTTACCAGTCATAGGATAAATAGCAAGCATAGTACTACCACCCATTTCTACTGTTAAAACCCTCGCAAGTCTTTCAGACCATTTGTTTGTAACAGTGTTTAGCAGAATGCTATTACCCTTCTCATCACACAGAGCTAAGGGAGTGGATGAAACACCATATATAGTAAATGTAACCATTTGAAGTTCAGGAAAAGCCCTACCCATTCCATCAGCATCAACTACAGGCAATCCAAGTCGTGCAGCTAAAGCTAATGGAATCATAGAATTAAGTCCACCTGCTTCTATTGAAATAGTGCCAAAAATATCTTTACCCATATGATTCTTCAAAAGCTCAAAAGCCTTAAAAGGCTCTTCACCATTAGGAATCTTCTCAACAAGAACAGTTGGGGCACCCATCATAGCAGAAGGAACAACCAACTCATCATCTGGAACTTCATCAACATCAATAAGAGAAACAGGACCATATTCTTCAATAGCTTGAAGAGCCATAAGTTTACCGATGTAAGGATCTCCACCACCACCAGTACCTAGGATGGTTGCTCCTAAAGCTATATCTTCAATAGCTTGCGCATCTAATTTTCTCATTAAACAAATCCTCCTTTAAAAGATCCTCTTAAAACTATCAATTTATTTTTTTGTAGAGACGTGCTATATGCGCGTCTCAATGGTTCAATCGTATTTATTGTTTTTTGTAGAGACGTGCTATATGCGCGTCTCCAAGGTTCAATCGTATTTATTGTTTTTTGTAGAGACGTGCTACATGCGCGTCTCCAAGGTTCAATCGTATTTATTGTTTTTTGTAGAGACGACCTATACGGGCGTCTCCAAGGTTTAATCGTATTTATTGTTTTTTTGTAGAGACGTGCTACACGTGCGTCTCCAAGGTTCAATCGTATTTATTATTTTTGTAGAGACGACCTATACGGGCGTCTCATGATTCAATCGTATTTATTTTTTTTGTAGAGACGTGCTACACGCGCGTCTCATGGTTCAATCGTATTTATTGTTTTTGTAGAGACGTGCTATATGCGCGTCTCATGGTTCAATCGTATTTATTGTTTTTTGTAGAGACGACCTATACGGGCGTCTCCAAGGTTTTAAAAGGTTTAAAATTGGGTCTAGGGCGGTAGCCCTCCTCCTCACTTTTCTACAATGCTCTCAATACTCTTTACCGTCTTTTTACTATAAAAAGGATAATATAACGCACAATAAAGAACCATCGATGCTATTACCCCGTTAATTGCAGAAATGCCGACATTAACAAAAATTGCAATTGCAAATCCAACAGCCCAAGAAATCAAACCAATCCAGTTAACTTTTGGAATATTGTTCTGCCAAGCCTCTTTGTTTCCTTTCTTACAAATCCAATAATCCGCAATCATACACCCAGAAACAGGTGGAATCCCTGCGGTTAATATTGTAAGAAAAGATGTAAAATGATCAAGCAATCCAACCACAGCAAGAATAGTTCCAATAGCACCAGCGATTAACGTCATCAATCCTCTTTTTTCACTTTTCAAATTAAAAAGATTTACTAAAGCAAGTCCGCCAGAATATGCATTAACTGTATTAGTCGTCCATGTTGCTAAAACAAGAATAATGCTACCAATAAGCCCCAAACCTAATTGAGCAAGTGCAATTGTAATATCAAAAGTACCAGCTACAACAGTTAATAATCCTCCAATAACAACTAGAAAAACACCAGCTGGCCATATTCCAATTAATCCAGACAAAATAGCATCTTTTCTTTTTCTAGCATAACGAGTAAGGTCAGCGGCAATTGTTCCACCTACTGCAAAACCCCCAACAGAAAGTCCAATAGCATAACTCCAAGAATAATTCTCTTTTGGTGTATATGACTTCAAACTAACAGCACCAAAGTTCTTAATAACCATTACAACGCCTACTATACATAATATAATCAATGCAGGTATTGCTATGTAATTCAAGTATTCTAGAGCTTCATAGCCATATACAGCAGTTAACAACATAATAATACCCCAAATTAAACCGCTTAACCAAACTGGAATTTCTACGCCTAACCACATATACATTATTTGAGAAAAAGCAGCTCCGCAAATTCCAGTCTGAACACCAAACCAGCCTATGCACGAGATAGCAAGAATCGCTGAAATTACGTATTTTGCGCCTTGTGAACCAAACGCCGAAGAAGCAGTTATAACTGTAGGAACACCGAAGTCTGCCCCCATCATACCTTGGAAAATCATCAAAACTAAAACTATAGTGTAACCAATAGCCCCGGCTATTATGCCTTGTACTAAAGGCATGCCTTGAACAATAACTCCACCAACCATCAAAGCAGAAACACTAATAATAGAGCCAGCCCAAATTAGAGCAATACTCCACCACGACCTTCGCTCTGAATCTGGGATACGATCCAGTGCATATTTTTCCAATACCCTCGCCTCCTGGAAGAAGTTTTAAGTTTTTTAACTTAAGAAAGTATATATTTTGAGAAATTATATCATAAAAATATCCTTAAAACCTAATGTTATATTAAGTTAAATTGAATTTTAAAAAGATTTAAAAGATAGTAAATTTTAAAAATATAAAAATAAATAACCCCCAAAGATATTATTCTTTGGGGGAAAGAAACTTACCTATGAATCAACACTAATGTATGACAAGAAGAAGAGGGGTTTATCTTGTTATACTAATTAGTTTTAGTTTAACCTTTAAAAATTATATATAACACCCAAACCTAGTTTTAAGCCGTTTATGTTAATAGTTACATGTTCAACAGCGGTTCCTTCTACCTCCAGATTACCTATTCTAGAAAATATTGTATATCCAACATCAGCTTTTAGTTGCAAATTGTTAACGTTGATAGAAAAGATTTCAGGAATCGGCTTAATAGCCTCTGCTCCAACATAGACAGCAAATCCATTACCTGTTGTTTTAATAGAGGATTCCGAACTATCTTCCTTTTCTTTACTTGTGTCAGAATAAAAATAATATCCGCCACCCGCTTTTAAGTTAACAACAGCAGGGCTTTCCAAAAGGTTATACTTAAAGTATCCAGCGGGTCCTAAAAGCTGAGAAATTTCTTTTTCTGAAAAAGACTCGCCTTCAATCTTACCTGATGCATTATATATAGTAGCTCTTGAAAAATCAAAATCTACTTCCACACCCATTTTCTGATTAAACCAGTAAGTACCATTGACGTTAATCCCAAATCAGGAATTGGTATGGATAATTTAGATACTTCATGTCCATCATCATATACAAATTCATTACTAATACCACCATACGTTATTCCTCCGCCTACTTCAAAGTTTGCGGCAAAAATTGTGAAGGATAACACTAACAAAATACTAATAAGCAAAAAGACTTTCTTTCCCATATATCCCACTCCTTCTCCTCTTTTATTTTCACACCATTCTTTCATATTAAAAAAAACGAAAAACATCTTTCTAACTATAAGAATTTTACCATAATATTAAATTAAAGTCAATATATTTAAGGTTGATTTAAACTAATAATTTTAAAAAAGATAATTTATCAAATCAGTTAACAAATTAGAAATAATAAGTTTATCAAATAGTAAGCAAAAGGTTAAAATCTTGAATAAGCAATTGTATAAACTACCCACATGCATCTGTAACATTAATTTTTAGTTGTAGAGACGACCTACATGGGCGTCTCATGATTCAATCGTATTTATTGTTTTTTGTAGAGACGTGCTACATGCGCGTCTCCAAGGTTTTAATCGCATTTATGAATTTATTTTTTTGTAGAGACGTGCTACACGCGCGTCTCCAGGTTTTAAGTATTTATGAATTTATTGTTTTTGTAGAGACGTGCTACATGCGCGTCTCATGATTCAATCGTATTTATGAATTTATTATTTTGTAGAGACGTGCTATACGCGCGTCTCCAGGTTTTAATCGTATTTAGAAATTTATTATTTTGTAGAGACGACCTACATGGGCGTCTCATGATTCAATTGCATTTGTTTTTTGTAGAGACGACCTATACGGGCGTCTCCAGGGTTTAATCGTATTTATGAATTTATTGTTTTTGTAGAGACGTGCTACATGCGCGTCTCTAGGTTTTAAACACATTTCATTTATCAATGTCTTTAAAATTCAAAAACAAAAGACGCTCGTATAGAGCGTCTCTACAACTATCAATCAACGATAAATGTAATCAATTTACAAATATCCTATTCATTATAATACTCATCTTTTATCCAATTAACCGGATTATTGTCTATATATTCAACTATCTTATTATATGCTTTTTCATTCCTTATTATATGATCATAAAATCTTGATTGCCAACCAAAATTGCGATTAATTTTTTTTGCATTCAATGTACACGCTCGCTTATATTGATTTATTATTACACCCAAACTTTCTGGAGTCCAGTTATTCGAATACTCTTCTGCCGACTCTTCTAAATTGACATCTCGATGAATTGCTATAATTGAATGAATGTGATTTGGCATAATTATGTAACTACCTAAAACAACAAATGGAAAATGTTTTGGAATTTCCAACCAATATTTATTAGCGATCATACCGATTTCGGACAATAAAACAACAGCATTTTCGTGACTATCCATATAAATTCTTCCAAAAAAATTCTCTTTGTTTTTAGTACATATCGTAATAAAATAAGTTGCATTCCATTCATAATTCCACCAGTTTGCCCTATTGGTAGAAATTCTATAGGTATCTTTATACAACTTATTGTTCTCTTCAAAATTAATTGGCAACATACCCCCTTTCTTAGCAGATTTTCTTAAATTATATCATTTTAGTAGAAACCTACCAACAAAATATTAAAACCCTAAATTAAACAATTGTAGAGACGACCTATACGGGCGTCTCCAGGTTTTAATCGTATTTAGAAATTTATTATTTTGTAGAGACGACCTACATGGGCGTCTCATGATTCAATCGCATTAATGAATTTATTTTTTTGTAGAGACGACCTACATGGGCGTCTCATGGTTTAATCGTATTTATGAATTTATTTTTTTGTAGAGACGACCTACAGGGCGTCTCCACGGTTTTAAATGTTTTCCTAAATCAATTTACGTTTAAAATTCAAAAACAAAAGACGCTCGTATAGAGCGTCTCTACAACTATCAATCAACGTGGATTGTAATAGATTTACAAAATTACAAGCCATCATACTTTAAAATTTCATTTTCTAATTCGTTAGAAATTCTAAACCCCGCCTTTTTTAGTTTATATAGAATATCCTCTAAAGAGTGTATTATCTGTTTTTTTCTTGCATTAACAATAACTCCTAGAGTTCCAGTAAGCTTGACATCCAATTTACTAACTAACTTCCTTGCTTTTAGATCATCTATAATCAAAACTGCATCCTCTATTTCAAATGCCAGAGCTATAACGCTGGCTTCCCCTAAATCTATAAAAGTGTTCAGCAATTTGAGATATTTTTTATCATCAACATCTTTAACTTTTATCCACTCAGGAATAGGTTTTTCAAACTCTTTAGCTACTTCTGGTGTAATTATAATTGAACGATATAACTCTTTTAAAATAAATAACATATCAATATTATCTAACACAATCAAGCAACTTGTGTTAGAAATGTAATTAGGCATTATTAATATCATCCACTAATTCATCGGGAGTATAGTTAAACAATGATACATTAAATTGTCCCAATAATTCAATAAAGGCTCTTTTAGATACTTCTGCCAATTGTGCAGCTTCTCCCAAAGATAATTTACCTTCTTCATAGAGTTTTGCAGCAATCAACATTTTAATTTCTTTTTCATCTAACCCGAAAGAATCAGGAACATTTAATATAATTGTTTTCATTTCAAATCACTCCTAAAAAATTTCATTATTATTACATTCCTTCAATCCAAAACTTCTTAAATCGGATCATTTAATTTTTTTCCAATTTTCGACAAACTTTTCAAACAATAAAACTTTATTCTAATTATATATTTGACTTTTCTGAATTAAACTTCATTAGAATTATATCATAAGAAATTAAAAAATACAGAAAAAGGAAGGAAGCTAAAATGCTTTTAAAATTCAAAAACAAAAGACGCTCGTATAGAGCGTCTCTACAACTATCAATCAACGTGGGTTGTAATAAATTTACAAATAGGTATTAATACAAATCCAAAGCCCTTTTAAAAAACCTCAAAACTTCTTTAATATCCTCTTGCCACAATAACCAATTATGTTCCCCATCTCTTATATACAACACCGATTCAATCTTTGCTAGCCTTAATTCATGATACAACTCCGTTGCCCCCAAATACAAATAAAAATAATCCTCATTTCCACAAGACAAATACACAGGCAAAGTGAGCCCACTATTTTTGACGTTATCGACCCAATTAAACACATTCTCCTTTTCCCAAAAATCCGGATCAAAAGGATCACCAAACACGTCATGATAATAATCTTCTCTGATATGAATCACATCTCCGTTTATATCAACATCTGTCTCAGGAGGAACATCTCTTGTTATTCCCCCGCTCAAACTTGCTGCCGATAAAAACATATCAGGATGCTTAAACGCAAGCTTTAAAGCTCCATATCCTCCCATCGACAAACCTGCAACAAACCTATCCCCACGAGTATTTCTTACCTTGTAATGTCCTTCAACAAAACCAATCAAATCCTTAATAATAGCAGTTTCATACTTTTCGCCAACAGGAGAATCAACATACCAACTATTTTGAGCATCTGGCATAACCACAACAAAAGGAGGAATCTCACCTGAATTTATCATAATATCCAAAGTCTGATCAACATGCCCTTTTCTAAGCCAACTCACCTCATTCCCGCTATGACCATGCAAAAGATAAATAGTTGAATACCGTCGAGAATCCTCTTCGTACTCAGCAGGAAGATATATAGAATACTTCAAATCTCTTTCCAAAGTTGGACTAAAAAAAGACAAAGACTCATACACTGTACCCTTAACCAAAGACGTTCACTCCCTTATCAAAATAAAATATTAAAGCCTCACAGATTCATTCGCCTTCAACCTATCCTCAGACAACAAAGAAACATAATACAATTCACTCAACAAATCCAAAAAGTCCTTAATAGAAGTCTTCTCATCCAATACAATCTCGTTGTTACTTTCAACTAGATTTATCTTCAAATTAAAATTAGTTATAACCTCTTTTAACTTTTCAAACTCAAAATTCACATAATTCCCCTTTTTATAAATCCCGTGAAGTTTTTTCAAAAAAGTCTTCCTCTCAGAAACATACTTATCAAAATAATCAATCCCCTTAAGCCTAATATCTCTCCCAAGAACATTATTATTCACCTTTATCTCCTTAACAAACTCATCCTTTGAAGTAACATACTTCTTAAAAAACTGAAACTTATTCTCAAAATAATAAACAGACCTAATAAACAAAATATCTCCAACAACAAAATAATCAAAAAACTCCTTAGGCTTTAAAATAATCCCCCTGTCCCGAGATTTCAAATTAGCACTATCTAAAAAAAACAATCTCTTCACATCAAAAATATGCCTCGAATCTAGCTCCTGAAAACCAATAATATTGGCCCCAATCTCCCTGTAAAAATACTTAACAATAATATCAAAATTCTTATAATCCTTAAAAACAGACTTATCTAATCTATAAAGCGAAGTACCAGACAACAACCTACTCTCAATATCAACTACCTGGGGCACC is a window of Defluviitoga tunisiensis DNA encoding:
- a CDS encoding transposase, producing MLPINFEENNKLYKDTYRISTNRANWWNYEWNATYFITICTKNKENFFGRIYMDSHENAVVLLSEIGMIANKYWLEIPKHFPFVVLGSYIIMPNHIHSIIAIHRDVNLEESAEEYSNNWTPESLGVIINQYKRACTLNAKKINRNFGWQSRFYDHIIRNEKAYNKIVEYIDNNPVNWIKDEYYNE
- a CDS encoding UPF0175 family protein, encoding MKTIILNVPDSFGLDEKEIKMLIAAKLYEEGKLSLGEAAQLAEVSKRAFIELLGQFNVSLFNYTPDELVDDINNA
- a CDS encoding hydantoinase/oxoprolinase N-terminal domain-containing protein; the protein is MIYRIGIDVGGTNTDAVILDQNNKIIAKTKTPTSEDIISGIYESLDQVLFQSNIDVKDIGYVMLGTTHCTNAIVERKGLRKVAVIRIGKPATMAIKPMVGWPQDLIDAIGKKYFIIKGGHEFDGQEINELDYDEIDQVINEIRGKFEAVAISSVFSPVNTSHEDTLEKILIDKLGDSIDVCVSHEIGSIGLIERENATILNAALGGVIRKLATGFQEALKRRGIQATLYLAQNDGTLMSVDYAMRYPIMTIASGPTNSLRGAAYLSKIKNAIVLDVGGTTSDIGILVNGFPRLSAMGVEIGGVRTNFRMPDLISIGLGGGTVVRENDKTVVLGPDSVGYRVAKEALVFGGNVLTTTDVAVACNLTKLGNLERIENLNSSLIESALLKIKELVEVNIDKIKTEAGDAPLILVGGGSIIIPNSLKGCSEIIRPEHCEVANAIGVAIAQVGAQIDRIFSLDNISREEAIRQAEELAIQECIKAGAKRETIEIVEKEDIPLAYLPGNATRIRIKAAGDIAY
- a CDS encoding cytosine permease, which produces MEKYALDRIPDSERRSWWSIALIWAGSIISVSALMVGGVIVQGMPLVQGIIAGAIGYTIVLVLMIFQGMMGADFGVPTVITASSAFGSQGAKYVISAILAISCIGWFGVQTGICGAAFSQIMYMWLGVEIPVWLSGLIWGIIMLLTAVYGYEALEYLNYIAIPALIILCIVGVVMVIKNFGAVSLKSYTPKENYSWSYAIGLSVGGFAVGGTIAADLTRYARKRKDAILSGLIGIWPAGVFLVVIGGLLTVVAGTFDITIALAQLGLGLIGSIILVLATWTTNTVNAYSGGLALVNLFNLKSEKRGLMTLIAGAIGTILAVVGLLDHFTSFLTILTAGIPPVSGCMIADYWICKKGNKEAWQNNIPKVNWIGLISWAVGFAIAIFVNVGISAINGVIASMVLYCALYYPFYSKKTVKSIESIVEK
- a CDS encoding DUF917 domain-containing protein; translated protein: MRKLDAQAIEDIALGATILGTGGGGDPYIGKLMALQAIEEYGPVSLIDVDEVPDDELVVPSAMMGAPTVLVEKIPNGEEPFKAFELLKNHMGKDIFGTISIEAGGLNSMIPLALAARLGLPVVDADGMGRAFPELQMVTFTIYGVSSTPLALCDEKGNSILLNTVTNKWSERLARVLTVEMGGSTMLAIYPMTGKQLKAGAVRGTMSLAESLGRAIRESKLNHVNPLDKILEITHGHLLFKGKITDVLRKTTGGFARGKAIFEGIEEYKDKTMELEFQNENLVARVDDQILASVPDLISVIDPDTGKPITTEMLRYGYRGVVIGIPCNEKWRTDEGLKLVGPRYFGYDIDYIPIEERVKGVRVR
- a CDS encoding Kiwa anti-phage protein KwaB-like domain-containing protein — its product is MDKREEFLKLGYKKEVLNEICQILENNTVSQPVEICLHKDGKLFDLTCDDASFFEEIIVNSVREFVKELESDDLVEVQSYEDSIYDKRFLYLEKQEVPQVVDIESRLLSGTSLYRLDKSVFKDYKNFDIIVKYFYREIGANIIGFQELDSRHIFDVKRLFFLDSANLKSRDRGIILKPKEFFDYFVVGDILFIRSVYYFENKFQFFKKYVTSKDEFVKEIKVNNNVLGRDIRLKGIDYFDKYVSERKTFLKKLHGIYKKGNYVNFEFEKLKEVITNFNLKINLVESNNEIVLDEKTSIKDFLDLLSELYYVSLLSEDRLKANESVRL
- a CDS encoding alpha/beta hydrolase, whose translation is MVKGTVYESLSFFSPTLERDLKYSIYLPAEYEEDSRRYSTIYLLHGHSGNEVSWLRKGHVDQTLDIMINSGEIPPFVVVMPDAQNSWYVDSPVGEKYETAIIKDLIGFVEGHYKVRNTRGDRFVAGLSMGGYGALKLAFKHPDMFLSAASLSGGITRDVPPETDVDINGDVIHIREDYYHDVFGDPFDPDFWEKENVFNWVDNVKNSGLTLPVYLSCGNEDYFYLYLGATELYHELRLAKIESVLYIRDGEHNWLLWQEDIKEVLRFFKRALDLY
- a CDS encoding DUF3368 domain-containing protein, which gives rise to MPNYISNTSCLIVLDNIDMLFILKELYRSIIITPEVAKEFEKPIPEWIKVKDVDDKKYLKLLNTFIDLGEASVIALAFEIEDAVLIIDDLKARKLVSKLDVKLTGTLGVIVNARKKQIIHSLEDILYKLKKAGFRISNELENEILKYDGL
- the argF gene encoding ornithine carbamoyltransferase; amino-acid sequence: MPINLRGRSLLTLKDFTPDEIKYLLDLSKDLKAKKRMGLSGELLKGKNIVLIFEKTSTRTRCAFEVAAYDEGAHVTFLTQSQMGKKESIEDTARVLGRFYDGIEFRGFKQETVETLAKYSGVPVWNGLTDEDHPTQVLADFMTVEENFDKPLSKIKFVYVGDGRNNVANALMIGAAKMGMDFVIVSPKELFPSEKLLKEMRDEAQKNNAKISISDDLNAVEGADVIYTDVWISMGEEDKIEERIKLLKPYQVNMDLIKKTNNPDVIFLHCLPSFHDTKTDMGYDVYKKYGLPEMEVTDEVFESKYSKVFDEAENRMHTIKAVMVATLVG